One window from the genome of Pirellulales bacterium encodes:
- a CDS encoding glutamate synthase subunit beta gives MGDIRGFMQFGRRQYDEEPAEARVKHYNEFLRVLPPEEIRRQGARCMDCGVPFCHTGCPLGNIIPDWNDLVYRDRWREALARLHATNNFPEFTGRVCPAPCETACVLGINEDPVSIKQIEMTIADRGFDEGWITPEPPEVRTGKRVAVIGSGPAGLAAAQQLNRAGHYVTVFERADRPGGLLMYGIPDFKLQKDRVWRRIKQMEAEGVEFRCNANVGVNVETAQLREEYDALLLTGGATAPRDLPIPGRNLQGIHFAMEFLPQQNKRNQGDTIAKEISIMATGKDVIIIGGGDTGSDCTGTSNRHGAKSVTQFELLPKPPDLGYFPRAAERPVNTPWPYWTMMLRTSSSHKEGCDRHWSILTKEFQADEKGNVKNLVTAEIEWYADEQGRQQFKEIPGTTKAWPCQLVLLAMGFLGPEKKGAIADLDLALDGRGNVKCDANYMSSVDGVFAAGDIRRGQSLVVWAIHEGREAARAVDKYLMGVSYLPSVNAGDFAWK, from the coding sequence ATGGGTGATATCCGCGGCTTTATGCAATTCGGGCGCCGGCAATACGACGAAGAGCCGGCCGAGGCGCGCGTCAAGCACTACAACGAGTTCTTGCGCGTGTTGCCGCCTGAGGAAATTCGCCGGCAAGGTGCGCGCTGCATGGATTGCGGCGTGCCGTTTTGCCACACGGGCTGCCCGCTCGGGAACATCATTCCCGACTGGAACGACCTCGTATACCGCGACCGCTGGCGCGAGGCGCTGGCGCGACTGCACGCCACGAACAACTTCCCCGAGTTCACCGGACGTGTCTGTCCCGCGCCCTGCGAGACGGCATGCGTGCTGGGGATCAACGAAGACCCGGTGTCGATCAAGCAGATCGAAATGACGATCGCCGACCGCGGCTTCGATGAAGGCTGGATCACGCCCGAGCCGCCCGAGGTGCGCACCGGCAAACGCGTGGCCGTGATCGGCAGCGGGCCCGCTGGACTGGCCGCCGCGCAGCAATTGAATCGCGCCGGGCATTACGTCACGGTTTTCGAACGGGCCGACCGACCGGGCGGGCTCTTGATGTACGGCATCCCCGATTTCAAGCTGCAGAAAGACCGGGTCTGGCGGCGCATTAAACAGATGGAGGCCGAAGGGGTCGAGTTCCGCTGCAATGCCAACGTGGGCGTGAATGTCGAGACCGCGCAACTGCGCGAAGAGTACGACGCGCTGTTGCTCACCGGTGGCGCCACCGCACCGCGCGACCTGCCGATCCCCGGCCGTAATCTGCAGGGAATCCACTTCGCGATGGAGTTCCTGCCGCAGCAGAACAAACGCAATCAAGGCGACACGATTGCCAAAGAAATCTCGATCATGGCCACGGGCAAGGACGTGATCATCATCGGCGGCGGCGACACCGGCAGCGACTGCACGGGCACCTCAAACCGTCACGGCGCCAAGAGCGTCACGCAGTTCGAGCTATTGCCCAAGCCGCCCGATCTTGGCTATTTCCCCCGTGCCGCCGAACGGCCGGTGAACACGCCGTGGCCCTACTGGACGATGATGTTGCGCACCAGCAGCTCGCACAAGGAAGGTTGCGACCGCCACTGGAGCATCCTCACCAAGGAATTTCAAGCCGACGAAAAAGGGAACGTCAAAAACCTGGTGACGGCCGAAATCGAATGGTATGCCGACGAGCAGGGCCGGCAGCAATTCAAAGAGATTCCCGGAACGACCAAAGCCTGGCCGTGTCAATTAGTCCTTCTGGCGATGGGCTTTCTCGGACCCGAAAAGAAAGGCGCGATCGCGGATCTCGATCTGGCGCTCGACGGCCGCGGCAACGTCAAGTGCGATGCCAACTACATGTCGAGCGTCGATGGCGTCTTTGCCGCGGGTGACATCCGCCGCGGCCAATCGCTCGTCGTGTGGGCCATTCACGAAGGTCGCGAAGCGGCCCGGGCCGTCGACAAGTACCTGATGGGCGTCAGCTACCTGCCCAGCGTGAACGCCGGCGATTTTGCCTGGAAGTAA
- a CDS encoding thioredoxin family protein → MVLTPSTMLPLGTKAPAFSLPDTNGKTVSLSDFAGKPALLVVFMCNHCPYVKHVAAGLAQLAKDYQAKGAAVVGISANDIKSHPDDAPAKMAEEAKLRGYTFPYLFDESQAVAKAYRAACTPDFYVFDREQKLVYRGQMDASRPDSGIPVTGNDLRAALDATLAGKAPAADQKPSIGCNIKWKANNEPDYFK, encoded by the coding sequence ATGGTTCTCACCCCCAGCACCATGCTGCCGCTGGGCACGAAAGCCCCGGCATTTTCGCTGCCCGATACTAATGGCAAGACGGTTTCGCTAAGCGATTTCGCCGGCAAGCCGGCGCTTTTGGTCGTCTTCATGTGCAATCACTGCCCGTACGTCAAGCACGTAGCGGCGGGCCTGGCTCAGCTTGCCAAGGATTATCAGGCCAAGGGAGCGGCCGTCGTCGGCATTAGCGCGAACGACATCAAGAGCCATCCCGATGATGCACCGGCGAAGATGGCCGAAGAGGCGAAGCTGCGCGGCTACACGTTCCCGTACTTGTTCGACGAGTCGCAGGCCGTCGCCAAGGCGTACCGCGCCGCATGCACGCCGGACTTCTACGTCTTCGATCGTGAGCAGAAGCTCGTCTACCGCGGCCAGATGGACGCCAGCCGACCCGATAGCGGCATACCCGTCACGGGCAACGACCTGCGTGCCGCGCTCGATGCGACGCTAGCCGGCAAAGCGCCCGCCGCCGATCAGAAGCCAAGCATCGGCTGCAATATCAAGTGGAAGGCGAACAACGAGCCGGACTACTTCAAGTAG
- a CDS encoding MqnA/MqnD/SBP family protein: MTATKHLIRVGHSPDPDDAFMFHALANDKIATGEYEFRHELVDIETLNRRAFSGELELTAVSLHGYAYLTDIYALCPCGASMGDKYGPMVVAKKRMSLDELRGTSIAVPGTLTTAYLALRMCLARDFAHVVVPFDQILDAVEAGAYQGKPVDAGLIIHEGQLTYGERKLDLIVDLGQWWFEETGLPLPLGANAIRKDLGADVMRDVNRLLKESIRYGLEHRQEALDYALQYGRDLDRSKADTFVGMYVNDWTLDFGPRGRQAVRELLARGHAAGVIPQKIKPEFID; encoded by the coding sequence GTGACGGCGACGAAACACCTGATCCGCGTCGGGCATAGCCCCGATCCGGACGATGCGTTCATGTTCCATGCGCTGGCGAACGACAAGATCGCCACCGGCGAATACGAATTTCGCCACGAATTGGTCGATATCGAAACGCTCAACCGCCGCGCGTTTTCGGGTGAGCTCGAACTGACGGCCGTCAGCCTGCACGGTTACGCGTACCTGACCGATATTTACGCGCTGTGCCCGTGCGGAGCGAGCATGGGGGACAAGTATGGCCCGATGGTGGTCGCCAAAAAGAGGATGTCGCTCGACGAGCTGCGCGGCACGTCGATCGCCGTGCCGGGCACGCTGACGACGGCCTACCTAGCTTTGCGGATGTGCCTGGCCCGTGACTTCGCGCATGTGGTGGTGCCATTCGATCAGATTCTCGACGCGGTCGAGGCTGGCGCGTATCAGGGTAAGCCCGTCGACGCAGGCTTGATTATCCACGAAGGGCAACTCACTTACGGCGAGCGGAAGCTGGACCTGATCGTCGACCTCGGGCAGTGGTGGTTCGAAGAAACCGGTTTGCCGCTGCCGCTGGGCGCTAATGCGATTCGCAAGGATCTGGGCGCCGACGTCATGCGCGACGTCAATCGGCTGCTCAAGGAGAGCATTCGCTACGGACTGGAGCATCGCCAGGAGGCTCTCGACTACGCGCTGCAATACGGTCGCGATCTCGATCGCTCCAAGGCCGACACCTTCGTGGGCATGTACGTGAATGATTGGACGCTCGACTTCGGCCCGCGCGGACGGCAGGCCGTACGCGAGTTATTGGCGCGCGGTCATGCGGCGGGCGTGATTCCGCAAAAAATCAAGCCCGAGTTCATCGACTGA
- a CDS encoding TolC family protein, which yields METKRRYGRSDGPAHSPDGDAPLALLRRAVAARVFLANMLWTAIVLAASTGCLMRTPLPVADPSVQQAAHYKNVALEMEYPNEPVPERKDDFSSFAPHVIREGPPQYWDLTLEEALKLAMVNSPVLRDLGGQVLVNPQIVRTVQGPAITETDPNYGVEAALSQFDADLSATGNWQNNHRALNNEFFGGGTRLFQQDLNQYQIQLAKRAATGGQYFLRQNTVYDANNAPANLFPHSWDNNIEAEVRQPLLQGAGVLYNRIAGPNGTIGQANGVLIARVNTDISLAEFELGVRNLISNVENAYWDLYFAYRDLHAKIVARDSALETWRRIHALYVTGRRGGEADKEAQARDQYYFFQAEVEDALTGRLFDGTRTNNGSSGGTFRANPGVYVTERRLRLTMGLPPNDPRLIRPAEEPLQARVCFDWDQLTQEALNRRAELRRQRSFVKRRELELIAARNFLLPRLDAEGLYRWRGFGHNLINYGDNPQFDNAVQTLFGGQFQEWQLGAQFDMPIGFRQGHAAVRNAQLVLARERAILREMELQVIHDLSNVVGDVDRSYIVAQTNYNRRVAAAQQMAAVQAAFEADTASLLDLVESQRRLADADSRYARSMVEYTLAVKNVMFESNTLLENNGINMAEGPWPHKAYHDAQRRDENRSRPTRLSYILPQGPLTDRGMYQQFQLPPAVTTEGKALTKTPQGTAPGEVIPAPSATPGGETRPPNSLPSPGSAMPGAKQPDIELPGPAPPIHTNGPAMPAPAPSPGQEGRNTLRSGAPVAMANEQSSSLHVMGAPGAPSTVGRSGTAPIGMGPGGSVPGPAPLVSAGIPPGSGVVRPAVAMVSGSPRATTMVTDVGRPDGGAVERAALASPTPQAPVAPTGTVVIAAGPAPAGAGIPAATPTPTNMPASAVVISAGEPVTLPPAPPLPSGAAPLR from the coding sequence TTGGAAACGAAACGCCGCTACGGCCGAAGCGACGGGCCGGCGCATTCGCCTGATGGCGATGCACCGCTGGCCTTGCTGCGCCGCGCCGTTGCCGCCCGGGTGTTCCTTGCCAACATGCTTTGGACCGCGATCGTCCTGGCAGCTAGCACTGGCTGCCTGATGCGAACGCCTCTGCCGGTGGCCGATCCCTCGGTGCAGCAAGCCGCGCACTACAAGAACGTGGCCCTGGAGATGGAGTACCCGAACGAGCCGGTGCCCGAGCGCAAGGACGATTTTTCATCTTTCGCGCCACACGTCATCCGGGAAGGACCGCCGCAGTACTGGGACCTGACGCTGGAGGAGGCTCTGAAACTGGCGATGGTCAATTCGCCGGTGCTGCGCGATTTGGGCGGGCAGGTGCTCGTAAATCCGCAAATCGTGCGCACGGTGCAGGGGCCAGCGATCACTGAAACCGATCCCAACTACGGTGTCGAAGCCGCGCTATCGCAGTTCGATGCCGACCTGTCGGCGACGGGCAATTGGCAAAACAACCATCGCGCGCTCAACAACGAGTTCTTCGGCGGCGGCACGCGCCTGTTCCAACAGGATTTGAATCAGTACCAGATTCAGCTCGCCAAACGCGCCGCGACCGGCGGCCAGTACTTCTTGCGGCAGAACACGGTCTACGACGCCAACAACGCCCCGGCGAACTTGTTCCCGCATTCCTGGGACAATAACATCGAGGCCGAGGTCCGCCAGCCGTTATTGCAAGGCGCCGGCGTCCTCTACAACCGCATCGCCGGTCCCAACGGCACGATCGGCCAGGCCAACGGTGTGCTGATCGCGCGCGTTAATACCGACATCAGCCTGGCCGAGTTCGAGCTGGGCGTGCGCAACCTGATCAGCAACGTCGAGAACGCCTACTGGGACCTCTATTTCGCCTATCGCGACTTGCACGCCAAAATCGTGGCCCGCGACAGCGCCCTGGAAACGTGGCGGCGGATTCATGCTTTGTACGTCACCGGCCGCCGCGGTGGCGAAGCCGACAAGGAAGCGCAGGCCCGCGACCAGTATTATTTCTTCCAGGCCGAGGTCGAAGACGCTCTCACAGGGCGGCTGTTCGACGGTACGCGCACCAACAACGGATCGAGCGGCGGCACGTTCCGCGCCAATCCGGGCGTCTACGTGACCGAGCGCCGGCTGCGATTGACGATGGGTCTGCCACCGAACGATCCACGGCTCATCCGCCCGGCCGAGGAACCGCTGCAAGCTCGGGTCTGTTTCGACTGGGATCAACTCACGCAAGAAGCGCTCAACCGCCGTGCAGAATTGCGCCGGCAGCGTTCGTTCGTCAAACGCCGCGAACTAGAGCTGATCGCGGCCCGCAATTTCCTGTTGCCCCGCTTGGACGCCGAGGGGCTGTACCGGTGGCGCGGCTTCGGCCACAACCTGATCAATTACGGCGACAATCCGCAATTCGACAACGCCGTGCAAACCCTGTTTGGCGGGCAATTCCAGGAATGGCAGTTGGGCGCGCAGTTCGACATGCCGATCGGTTTTCGCCAGGGGCATGCCGCGGTGCGCAACGCGCAGCTGGTGCTGGCCCGCGAGCGTGCCATTTTGCGCGAAATGGAGCTACAGGTCATTCACGATCTAAGCAATGTCGTGGGGGACGTCGATCGCTCCTACATCGTGGCGCAGACGAATTACAATCGCCGCGTGGCGGCAGCGCAGCAAATGGCCGCGGTGCAGGCCGCTTTCGAGGCCGACACGGCATCGCTTTTGGACCTGGTCGAATCGCAGCGCCGCCTGGCCGACGCCGACAGCCGGTACGCGCGCTCGATGGTCGAGTACACGCTGGCCGTAAAGAATGTGATGTTCGAGAGCAATACATTGCTCGAGAACAACGGCATCAATATGGCGGAAGGGCCCTGGCCGCATAAGGCCTATCACGACGCCCAGCGTCGCGACGAAAATCGCTCGCGGCCAACTCGTTTGAGCTACATCCTGCCGCAAGGCCCCCTCACGGATCGCGGCATGTATCAGCAGTTCCAGCTACCACCGGCGGTCACGACCGAAGGCAAAGCGCTTACGAAGACCCCGCAGGGCACCGCGCCGGGCGAGGTAATTCCGGCGCCGAGTGCCACGCCGGGCGGCGAAACGCGACCGCCGAACAGCCTGCCGTCACCCGGCAGTGCCATGCCCGGCGCCAAGCAGCCCGATATCGAGCTACCGGGCCCCGCGCCGCCGATCCATACGAACGGTCCTGCAATGCCGGCTCCGGCGCCTTCGCCGGGCCAGGAGGGACGCAACACGTTGCGCTCCGGCGCACCGGTGGCGATGGCCAACGAACAAAGTTCGTCCTTGCACGTCATGGGTGCGCCTGGCGCTCCGTCGACGGTGGGGCGAAGCGGGACCGCGCCCATCGGGATGGGACCTGGCGGTTCCGTGCCGGGGCCCGCGCCGCTCGTTTCGGCCGGCATTCCCCCGGGGTCAGGCGTCGTGCGGCCGGCCGTCGCCATGGTGTCCGGTTCGCCGCGGGCGACGACGATGGTGACCGACGTCGGCCGGCCTGACGGGGGCGCCGTCGAACGCGCGGCACTCGCGTCCCCCACTCCGCAGGCGCCCGTGGCGCCAACCGGAACCGTAGTCATTGCCGCCGGTCCAGCGCCGGCCGGAGCGGGTATCCCAGCTGCGACGCCAACGCCCACGAACATGCCGGCAAGCGCGGTCGTGATCTCGGCCGGCGAGCCTGTCACGTTGCCGCCTGCACCGCCGCTGCCATCGGGCGCCGCGCCGCTACGATAA
- a CDS encoding biotin/lipoyl-binding protein, producing MTADPLPTEFATAASTWQHLDDLVDEIVDLVHGRLAPREFWRQLLNRSVQALAASGGAVWLQRTDGRFVLECQIGSEEAPWQGPAESAHRHARLIEHVAETQLALSLPPCSGPATEAATDNPSAQLLLLSPVVADGRTTAILEISQRPTEAPAAADGYLRFLSAVCEVAADYVRQRQFHELREHATSRGQFDNFTQSVHATLDSRRVAYALANDGRSIIGCDRASVALMRGRKARLLAVSGVDTLNRRAASVRALEALTSAAVAIDEPLWYPADVAELPPQIERVLQAYLDESHARQLAVIPLREPVTDDDHPREARPIGALVCEYFKPHDDAGQAQALPLAVAAQGATALANALEYEAIPFARLWRGLGQSRRLVRGRQLPKTLLALAAIAAAVATLAWVQVDFTVEGRGELVPAVRRDVFAPVDGVISEILVAHGDAVREGQELLVLRRPQLELERTRVLGELQTARKKLSSLQAMRFAGNASSAEAREQYRQRTADEEEVKEQLASLQEQLALLDQQQAELTVRSPIAGQVLTWDVAQVLASRPIERGQMLLSIGDPAGPWELDLRVDDDRIGHVLEARGQSDLPLPVSFLLAMDPDHECQAELADVALNTDVLENAGPQVLITAKVDSEVLQRPRPGASVVAKIHCGRRSLGFVWLHDLWDAARTRLFF from the coding sequence ATGACAGCAGACCCGCTGCCGACGGAATTCGCGACCGCTGCGTCGACCTGGCAACATCTCGACGATCTCGTCGACGAGATTGTCGATCTGGTGCATGGCCGTCTGGCCCCGCGCGAATTCTGGCGGCAACTGCTCAATCGCAGCGTCCAGGCGCTCGCTGCCTCGGGCGGCGCCGTCTGGCTACAGCGCACCGACGGGCGTTTCGTGCTCGAGTGCCAGATTGGTTCGGAAGAAGCGCCTTGGCAGGGACCGGCCGAGTCAGCGCACAGGCACGCGCGGCTCATCGAGCACGTCGCCGAAACGCAATTGGCGCTTTCGCTCCCTCCTTGCAGCGGCCCGGCCACCGAGGCGGCGACCGATAACCCGTCGGCGCAGCTATTGTTGCTCTCGCCGGTCGTTGCGGATGGACGAACGACGGCCATCCTGGAAATCTCGCAGCGTCCGACCGAAGCGCCCGCGGCCGCCGACGGCTACCTGCGATTCCTGTCGGCCGTTTGCGAGGTGGCCGCCGACTACGTTCGGCAGCGGCAATTCCATGAGTTGCGCGAGCACGCCACGTCGCGCGGGCAGTTCGACAACTTCACGCAATCGGTCCACGCCACTCTCGATTCGCGCCGCGTGGCCTATGCCCTGGCCAACGATGGTCGGTCGATCATCGGCTGCGACCGCGCGAGCGTGGCGCTCATGCGCGGGCGGAAGGCACGCTTGCTCGCGGTCTCGGGCGTCGACACGCTGAATCGCCGCGCGGCCAGCGTGCGGGCCCTCGAAGCGCTCACTAGCGCGGCGGTCGCGATCGATGAACCGCTGTGGTACCCGGCGGACGTTGCCGAGCTGCCGCCGCAAATCGAGCGCGTATTGCAGGCTTATCTCGACGAATCGCACGCCCGGCAATTGGCCGTTATTCCGTTGCGCGAGCCGGTCACGGATGACGATCATCCGCGCGAGGCACGGCCCATCGGCGCACTGGTATGCGAATACTTCAAGCCACACGATGACGCCGGGCAGGCGCAAGCGCTGCCGCTCGCCGTGGCCGCGCAGGGGGCGACCGCGCTGGCAAACGCCCTGGAATACGAAGCGATTCCCTTCGCCCGCCTGTGGCGTGGGCTGGGCCAATCGCGACGGCTGGTGCGCGGCCGACAATTACCCAAGACTCTCTTGGCCTTGGCCGCAATCGCCGCCGCCGTGGCGACGCTGGCGTGGGTGCAGGTCGACTTCACCGTCGAAGGACGCGGAGAGTTGGTGCCCGCGGTGCGCCGCGACGTCTTTGCGCCGGTCGACGGCGTAATCTCGGAAATCCTCGTAGCGCACGGCGACGCCGTACGCGAAGGGCAGGAACTGCTCGTACTGCGGCGCCCGCAACTGGAGCTGGAACGCACCCGCGTGTTGGGCGAGCTGCAAACGGCGCGCAAGAAGTTGTCGAGCCTGCAGGCCATGCGCTTCGCGGGGAACGCGTCCTCGGCCGAGGCCCGCGAACAATATCGCCAGCGCACTGCCGACGAAGAAGAAGTCAAAGAGCAACTCGCGAGCTTGCAAGAACAGCTCGCGCTGCTGGACCAGCAGCAAGCGGAACTAACGGTACGCAGCCCCATCGCCGGCCAGGTGCTCACCTGGGACGTCGCGCAAGTGCTCGCCTCGCGACCCATCGAGCGTGGGCAGATGCTGCTATCGATCGGCGACCCGGCGGGGCCGTGGGAACTCGACCTGCGCGTGGACGATGATCGCATCGGCCACGTGCTCGAGGCGCGGGGCCAATCGGACCTGCCGCTGCCGGTATCGTTTTTGCTAGCGATGGATCCCGATCACGAGTGCCAGGCGGAGCTTGCCGACGTCGCCCTGAATACCGACGTGCTGGAGAACGCCGGACCGCAGGTTCTGATCACGGCCAAGGTCGATAGCGAGGTCCTGCAGCGGCCGCGACCGGGGGCCAGCGTGGTGGCAAAAATTCACTGCGGACGGCGATCACTAGGGTTCGTCTGGTTACACGACCTATGGGATGCGGCGCGGACGCGATTGTTTTTCTAA
- a CDS encoding HlyD family efflux transporter periplasmic adaptor subunit, translated as MQWLATMCLLLAPDAAAADDSIVVEEALVTLIEQAEVPAREAGVLAVINVREGQIVAVGDALAHLDDTQAQLTKKRAEIELDVARAEAANDVDVRFAQKSTEVTRAELRRASESMEKYKKSVSATELDRLRLEAERAALQVEQAQEELKVAGFTERLKQNELDYAAWTLERLRIKSPLDGMVVEINQRPGEWVEPGETMFRVVRIDRLRVEAFLDAHQAAGSLAGRPVKLSIDGKGDRSAEFSGKIVFVSPEVDPVNGQVRVWAEVENRDGQLRPGVHGKLTIGPLPADTPRPAAAN; from the coding sequence ATGCAGTGGCTCGCTACGATGTGCCTGCTGTTAGCGCCCGATGCTGCGGCGGCCGATGATTCGATCGTGGTCGAGGAAGCCCTGGTCACGTTGATCGAGCAGGCCGAGGTGCCAGCGCGCGAGGCGGGCGTGCTGGCCGTGATCAATGTCCGTGAAGGCCAAATTGTCGCCGTCGGCGATGCCCTCGCCCACCTCGACGACACGCAGGCCCAATTGACCAAGAAGCGGGCTGAAATCGAGCTCGACGTCGCCCGGGCCGAGGCCGCGAATGACGTCGACGTGCGCTTCGCCCAGAAATCGACCGAGGTCACCCGCGCCGAGCTTCGCCGCGCCAGCGAGTCGATGGAGAAATACAAAAAGAGTGTCTCGGCCACCGAGCTTGACCGGCTGCGTCTCGAGGCCGAGCGCGCGGCATTGCAAGTCGAACAAGCGCAGGAAGAGTTGAAGGTCGCCGGCTTCACCGAGCGGCTCAAGCAGAACGAGCTGGACTATGCCGCGTGGACCCTCGAACGGCTGCGCATCAAGTCACCGCTCGACGGCATGGTGGTCGAGATCAATCAACGGCCCGGGGAATGGGTGGAACCCGGTGAAACCATGTTCCGCGTCGTGCGCATCGATCGGCTGCGCGTGGAAGCGTTTCTCGATGCCCATCAGGCGGCGGGCTCACTCGCCGGCCGCCCGGTCAAGTTGTCTATCGATGGCAAGGGAGACAGGAGCGCGGAATTCTCGGGCAAGATCGTTTTCGTCAGTCCCGAAGTCGATCCGGTGAACGGCCAGGTGCGCGTGTGGGCCGAGGTGGAAAACCGCGACGGCCAGTTGCGCCCCGGCGTACATGGCAAGCTCACGATCGGCCCGCTACCGGCCGACACTCCGCGCCCGGCGGCGGCGAATTGA
- a CDS encoding HlyD family efflux transporter periplasmic adaptor subunit: protein MRPDLVVVPQSVAGRRSWAIKDPVALAYFRLRDEELAVLEMLDGRASAAEIMARFEQRFAPRRLTPEGLQGFLARLHRDGLIVSAAAGQGTQLLDRAGASLRRRRLASVTNLLSIRLPGINPTRFLEYLQPLAALFFSRTALLAGASLAIAMLAVMATHVARFAARLPDWQNYLTPRNAVLAVAAISLVKVLHEFGHALACRRFGGECTEIGPMFLVFAPCLYCDVSDSWMFASKWRRAAVAAAGIYVEVVLAAMAAALWWSSEPGLFKALCFNVMLVGSINTLLFNGNPLLRYDGYYVLSDLIEIPNLAEQSSTALRTLAARVLLGQRSRTRSEWTGWRYVFLLAYGVAATAYRFVLVALLLWFCYRALLPYRLETLAVALGASVLGGMIASPLARGWRFARTPTVGPKVPAARLFAVGVLTLSLLAALVLVPLPVRVTAPVVIEPQDAQRVYVSEAGTLQFAVAAGQAVQAGETLARLTNPDLDLELARLTGERNQQRSRLANLERRRGQDRAAAAEIPTAREALADVEERLAKRTADRERLVLRAPIAGTVLPPEWNAQPVLPESLPTWRGTPMLARNQGAFLEVGTLFCLIGDPQRVEAVATVDQADIDRLAVGERVDIKVDQAAGTILLGTVKEVAEVDVDIAPRRLAKTGELATRTDSTGIARPLSASYQVRIVLDTTDRTVLLGAPGRVRIHCPAESVVARVRRWLRGSFHFSV from the coding sequence ATGCGCCCGGACCTGGTCGTCGTGCCGCAATCGGTCGCTGGTCGTCGCAGTTGGGCCATCAAAGATCCAGTGGCGCTGGCATATTTTCGACTGCGCGACGAGGAATTGGCCGTGCTGGAAATGCTCGACGGCCGCGCGAGCGCGGCCGAGATCATGGCCCGTTTTGAACAGCGTTTTGCGCCGCGCCGTCTCACGCCCGAGGGCTTGCAAGGCTTTCTGGCGCGGCTGCACCGCGACGGTTTGATCGTCTCGGCCGCCGCCGGACAGGGCACGCAACTGCTCGACCGCGCCGGGGCTTCACTGCGGCGGCGGCGGCTGGCCAGCGTCACGAATCTGTTGTCGATTCGGCTGCCGGGGATCAATCCCACGCGGTTTCTGGAGTATCTGCAACCACTGGCGGCTTTGTTCTTCTCGCGCACGGCGCTGCTTGCGGGGGCGTCGCTGGCGATCGCCATGCTGGCGGTCATGGCCACGCATGTCGCGCGCTTTGCCGCGCGGTTGCCCGACTGGCAGAACTACCTCACGCCGCGCAATGCTGTGCTGGCCGTGGCCGCCATTTCGCTGGTGAAGGTGCTACACGAATTCGGGCACGCCTTGGCGTGCCGGCGTTTCGGCGGCGAGTGTACCGAAATCGGGCCGATGTTCCTCGTGTTTGCCCCTTGCTTGTATTGCGATGTTTCCGATTCCTGGATGTTTGCCAGTAAATGGCGACGCGCGGCGGTGGCCGCGGCGGGCATTTACGTCGAGGTGGTGTTGGCCGCGATGGCCGCCGCCCTGTGGTGGTCGAGCGAGCCGGGGCTCTTCAAGGCCTTGTGCTTTAACGTGATGCTCGTCGGCTCGATCAATACGCTCTTGTTCAATGGCAATCCGCTATTGCGCTACGACGGCTACTACGTCCTCTCGGACTTGATCGAGATACCGAACCTGGCCGAACAATCGTCGACGGCGCTCCGGACGTTGGCCGCGCGCGTGCTGCTGGGGCAGCGTTCGCGAACCCGCAGCGAGTGGACCGGATGGCGATACGTTTTCCTGCTCGCCTACGGCGTTGCCGCTACGGCTTATCGTTTTGTGCTGGTGGCCCTGTTGCTGTGGTTCTGCTATCGAGCACTTTTGCCCTATCGGTTGGAGACGCTCGCCGTCGCGCTCGGCGCGAGCGTGCTGGGCGGCATGATTGCGAGCCCGCTCGCGCGCGGCTGGCGTTTTGCCCGCACGCCCACGGTGGGACCAAAAGTGCCGGCCGCACGCCTTTTCGCGGTGGGGGTTCTGACTCTCTCGCTCCTGGCGGCGCTCGTGCTCGTCCCCCTGCCGGTGCGGGTCACGGCACCGGTGGTGATCGAACCGCAAGACGCTCAGAGGGTCTACGTATCCGAAGCGGGCACGCTGCAATTCGCCGTCGCGGCGGGGCAGGCGGTGCAGGCAGGCGAGACACTCGCGCGCCTGACAAACCCCGATCTGGACCTGGAACTCGCACGCCTGACGGGCGAGCGCAATCAGCAGCGTTCGCGCTTGGCAAATCTGGAAAGGCGCCGCGGGCAGGATCGCGCCGCTGCCGCCGAGATTCCCACCGCACGCGAGGCGCTCGCCGACGTCGAAGAGCGTCTCGCCAAGCGCACTGCCGATCGCGAGCGACTCGTGCTGCGGGCACCGATCGCCGGAACCGTACTACCACCGGAGTGGAACGCGCAGCCCGTGCTGCCCGAATCGCTGCCGACGTGGCGCGGGACGCCAATGCTCGCGCGAAACCAGGGCGCATTTCTAGAGGTCGGCACACTTTTTTGCCTGATAGGCGACCCGCAACGCGTCGAGGCCGTGGCCACGGTCGATCAGGCCGACATCGATCGGCTGGCCGTGGGCGAGCGCGTCGACATCAAGGTCGACCAGGCGGCCGGCACGATTCTCCTCGGCACCGTCAAGGAGGTTGCCGAAGTCGACGTCGATATCGCGCCGCGGCGGCTCGCCAAGACAGGCGAGTTAGCAACCCGTACCGATTCCACGGGCATCGCGCGGCCGTTGTCGGCCTCGTACCAGGTGCGCATCGTCCTGGACACGACGGATCGGACGGTGCTCTTAGGCGCGCCAGGCCGGGTGCGCATTCACTGTCCGGCCGAGTCGGTCGTGGCACGCGTTCGCCGCTGGCTGCGCGGATCGTTTCATTTTTCCGTGTAG